ATTGCTTGGATCTAAAAGGAAGCTTGTGATTGTTATAGGGGCGCAGATTGGGCCAGCAAGCACACCCAAAAGTTCTGAGCGAATTATAGTCAACTTGTGACTTGAAGAGCCGTTCTAGGGGCGTGGTGTTGTGAATAACACGACCGGGAATCCTGTTGATGAGATAGGTAGCAGCTAGAAATGCCTGATCCCAATATTTGAGGGGCATAGAGGAATGTGTGAGGAGAGCTAACCCCACTTCAACAATGTGTCTGTGCTTTCGTTCAGCTGCTCCATTTTGTTGATGGGCGTGAGGACAGGACACATGATGACTAATCCCAACTTTGGAGAAAAATGAGTTTAATCTCTCATACTCCCCGCCCCAATCAGATTGAACGGCTAGAATTTTCTTGCATAACTGGCGCTCAACTAGACTTTGGAATTCATGAAAAAGCTGCAAAACTTCAGATTTATGTTTTAGAAGATAAATCCAGGTGAATTTGCTGTAGTCATCAATGAAACTTACGTAATACTTGTAATTGCCAAAAGAGTCTATAGCCGGCCCCCAAACATCAAAATAGACAAGCTCCAAAGGAGCAGAGGATTCGCTCGAGGATCTTTGATAAGGTAGCTGATGGCTCTTGGCCATTTGACAAGAATCACAAACTGAATTTATTCTGGAACTAGAAGAACAAGATAACTTGTGTTTATTGACTACTTGATGAACTACTCCATATGATGGATGACCTAAACGATGGTGCCACATCTCCAAGGATGGCTCACTGTTGGACACACTAAGAGCTTGTTTATTCTTGATGGTCGACGCAGGTCAAGGGTAGAGACCACCCCTACATGTTCCTTCCAGGATGATTTTCTTCGTTGTTCGATCCTTAACGAAAAAAGAATTTGGATGAAACTCAAGATAAGCGTTGTTGTCAGCAGCTAGCTTATGAACAGAAACAAGATTTTTTGTAGTGCTaggaacatgaagaacattattaAGGTAAAGGTCTCTACCAGCTCGCCACCGTTGTAGCAATCACGAATCTGCAGCTTGTCGAGATCGCCCGTCACATGATCGGTGGCCCCAGTGTCCGTGTACCAATTTGAGTCAGCGCCATAGCCTCCATAGTTGGTAGCATTGGCACCCTTCTCTTCAGGAGCGACATAGTCTTCATCATAGCGGTAGTAGCAGTCGATGGTGTTTTGGTTGTTCCTCTTGCAAATTTGGCACTTATCCTTGGACCTGAAGTTGTTGCCGAAGCCTCCACGTCCACGACCGCGTCCTTGATTGCCACGGCCACGGTTGGTGCGCCCACCGCCACGGCCATGAGAGGCAGCATTCGCCGATGAGCCTGACGAGGATGAAGAGCCGTTGTAGAGGTTCAGGCGCTGCTCGAAGGCGAGCAGCTGGACGACGAGCTCGGTGACACTGATCGGCTCGGTGCGCGCTAGGACGCTAGTGACGACGGAGTTGTACTCGAAGTCGAGGCCGGTGCAGATGAACGAGACAAGTTCTTCGTCGTCAAGGGATTTTCCAGCCGCCGCCATCTCGTCGGCGTACCCCTTCATCTTGGCGATGTACTCATCAATGGACATTGCTCCCTTTTTCGTGGTTGCAAGCGCGATGCGTGTGTTCACCGCGCGCACCCGAGTTTGGGATGCGTACAGCTCCTCCAGTGTGCGCCAGATTTGGGCAGCAGTCTCACATCCTGAGACTTGTTTCAAAGCATCTTTAGAAAGCGATGAAATGTAGCTGAATACCTGCTGGTCCTGGGCTAGCCAGGCCGCATACGCCGGATTGGGCACTTTTTCTTTGCCCTCGCCGCCATCAACTTCTCTGGGCGGCGCCTACAGTGAGCCGTCGATGTAACCGACGAACTGAGCACCACGGATTGCAGGAAGTACTTGAAGCTTCCAGATGGTGTGGTTGTTCTTGTTGAGTTTCTCCGTGACCGGGATGGCAAACGCTGCCGGAATGGTGACGTTGGTGCCGGCCATGGAGGACGGAGATAGTAGATGTGTTTAGAGGATGGCTCTGATAACCATGTGAATTATTGGGAAGCGTTATCACTCCCGTAGGAGCCGCGTGTGTTAATATAGGGAGAAAGAGCCTCTCCCGTGGCTTGCAAGATTGGATCTCTGGTTGCTATTCTTATCCAGCGTTTACAACAAATATGGAAAGCCTATATACGGTACCTCCTAGTTAGCCGTGATTTCCTAACAACCAGAGATCGAGTCAATTACAATTATGCATGTTTCCTTGTCATGCACGTTAACACACGCACACAGCTATCGCTAACACTCTCCTGGTCCGCCCAAGGATCCGCCTAAACCGCGACGACCGCAGGGGGGTCCGACTTCGCGGACGTCGCGCTCGTGCTCTCCGTGCGCGAGCGTAGGCTCGCCGAGGCCGAGGATCGGATCCGCGCGGCCGACGAGGTCGCTGCTGGCCTGCGGGACAAGATCCGCGCGCTGGAGCTCCAGGCCGCcaacgccgaggctcttgcgcgCAAAAGCCTTGGGTCCGACTCCGGCGGCTTCAGCGGGGGCGAGCCCTCGGTTGCCCGTGAAGACGACCACCAGTCACGGGCAGGCCTCGAGCCCCAGATCGGGGCTGCTGAGCTCACGGGTGGCGAGATCCGGCAGCCGAACCTCATGGCCAGCGAGACCATCGTTGTGCCCGAGCTCCTGGCTGGCGAGATCGAGGACGGCGAGATCACTCCTGGCGAGGTCAAGGCCACGCCTGCCGAGGTCGGGGACAACAAGCCAAGACCAAGCCCGCTGAGGAGGATTGGCGCCACACTCCCAGTTGCTGGCTCGATGCCGGACGAGCTGGCTGAGGAGAGGGCAGTGGAGCGGGTCATCGTGGACGTCTCTGTTCGCAGCAGCCATGAGGTGGCGCAGGCAGCAGGAGTGATGGATTCCCGTGACGAGGTTTCAGAGGCTGTCGCTGGCAATAGGAAGAAGGAGACAGCGGCTGCATTTGTATCTcaggagaaggaagaagaaccTTTGAAGAAGAAGCCGAAGCCCGCTGGTGCTTTGGGTGTGGCCTCCGAGGTCAGTGAAAGTGATAGTGACAATCAAGTCGAAGAGACGGAAGAAGAGCTACGCTTCACAGAAACACAAGGCTGGAAGATGCTGGACATCCTGAAAGCTCAAGTTGCTGCTTGGGAGTCCGTATATGATGCTGCGGATGCCGCACAGGGCACGctccaagcagcagcagcagcagcaacaccaCCACCTGTGGAGGAGGTCTGTGATCGAGGCTGAGGCTCGGAAAAGAAGTGAGGCTACAGTGGCCAAGCTCCAAGAACAGATCATCCTATGTGAGAGAAGGCTCGAGGAGGTTAATGACAGGGCTGAAAAGACTGAGGAACGTCTTGTTAGCTTTCAAGTTTATGTTTTAGCCTTTGCTGTAATCCCGTTGAACATTGTTTTACGCTTTCTGTAGTTTGTTTTGGATGGCGTAGAATCGCGGGTGGCTGGTGCTGTGCTCAGTCCAGGCCGTCACCGCCAGGTGGGTCTTCCCCATCGCGGCGCCGTGCTGCGCATGCCCATGGTCGATCCAGAAAAGAAGGAGATCGTGGAGCGCGTCTTGCGGCAGGGTGGTCGGGCTTCAAGCCCATGTATCCTTCTATGTAAAGCAATGAAAAGACCCAGAAAAAGCTACGGCAGTTGCCCAGTGCAAACTCATCGTGTTCATCCAGATTTCGCGTGTGTACGTGTGTCCGTTCCAGAGCTCCTGAACTCGCCACGGTGATCGCGTCTGggagtcatcgtcgtcgtcgatccaTGGACCGGCCGCTACGGCTTGGTTCCAACAACTAGCATCGGAGCCCGGCGGATGTTCTATAGCGGCTCGATCAGCCCTCGTTGAAGTTCAAGGGAGATCGGAGGAAGCCCCCGGAGAAGGAGATGGGCGACACGCGACCAGGCACAAGCACGGCGTCATCTGGCGTCAAGGAGAGTTCCCTGGTATGGTTGATGCTAACTCGCACGAATTATGCGGAGTGGGTGATGTTGATGCAGATCAATTATGAGGCTATGGAGATTTGGGAGGCAATTGATCCAGGAACAAATGTCAAGCGTTCCATGGACCGTCAGGCCATGGGGGCATTGATGAGATCGGTGCCCAAGGAGATGTGCGGAATCCTCGATCGGAGCCAAGAAAACCGCGAAGCATGCCTAGGATGTAGTGGCAACGATGCACTACGGCCCCAAAAACACTCGCAAAGTGTTttccgagtgttacactcggtaaacaacactcggcaaatttttttcgGCAAAGAGTTgttcgccgagtgtcaaacaTCGGGCACTTGGTAAAGACTATGCTgagtcaaaaaaaacactcgcaaacattttttgggaaaaaataaaaaaaacaagttccgccgccgccaccgccaccaccaccggcacgccccgccgccaccaccaccaccatgccccGCAGCGTTGCCGGATCCACGCCTTGGACCCACGCCGGCCGCCGCAACCccatcgtcgccgaccggctGTCGTTGCGTCGAGCGGCTCCAAAGCACGCAACAGGCTAGGGCGGCCGGAGCTCGCTGCCGCAGGGGAAGCGCCTGTGCCAGGGCAGGGTGCCGCTCGCCTCCGTGTGAAGGGGCCGCGTCGGGGACGCCACCGGATCCCACACCACAcagctcttcttcttcctcttgaatcACCGGCTGTCGGGGATGGGGCAGAGGCTCTGCGCGCCGCCGAGGATGGCCTGCGCGCCCGCCGGGGAAGGAGCTCGCACCGACGACGATGGCTTGCGCGCTCACTAGAGAGGAGCTCGTGCCGGCGACCGGACATGGAGCAGGGGACGAAGCGCCGCCGGAGGAAGCCACCGGAGAGGACCTCGTGCGTGGCGAccagccatggagccggaggaaGCCACCGGAGAGGAGCTCGtgccggagagggaggggaggggcgcgcccgaggaggggagggaggggagcgcCGCGGGCGggcggatctgggagagggaggggagcggCACGGGCGGGCGGATCTAGGAGGAGGGAGGGGAGCAGCGCGGGCGggcggatctgggagagggaggggagcggCGCGGTAGGGCGGTTCTGGGAGAGCGCCGCGGGTGGGCGGATCTGGGAGGAGGGAGGGGAGCGACGCGGGCGAGAGGTTCTGGGAGAGCGCCGCGGGCGGGCGGATCTGGAAGAGGGAGGGGAGCGGCGCAGGCGGGCGGTTCTGGGAGGAGGGAGGGGAGCTGAGGGGAGGGGCGACGGCGGTAATTAAGCAATtttttttactttgccgagtgtcctggatCTGGATACTTGGtaaagtttttttcttttttcctttcatagaaaaacaaTTTTTTCCTtcgccgagtgtcctagatctgggcactcggcaaagtttttttttcattttttttcttcttttttgtttcccagaatttttttcctttgccgagtgtcctagatctagacactcggcaaagtttttttttcatttttttcttctctttctttcccagaaaaagatttttttcctttgccgagtgtcttagatCTGGGCActtgacaaagtttttttttatttttttcttcttctccttctttttcagaaaaaaagattttatttctttgttgggtgtaaaaaaacactcggcaaacagggagtttgccgagtgttttgtttacactcggcaaacctcctatttaccgagtgtttttagcgcagcactcggcgaaaaacttgtttgccgagtgcccgagagaatacactcggcaaatttaaCGTTTTCGGTAGTGATTAGAGTTGGCGTTGATCGGGTGAAGGAGGTGAATGTGCAGAAGCTGTTGAAGGAATTCAAGAACATCGAGTTCAAGGATGGGGAGAGTGTTGAAGATTTCAGGATGAGGATCACCAACCTCGTTGTCAACATCAAATCACTCAGTGAGACCCTTGATGATGCCCGTGTGGTTAAGAAGTTTATGCATGTTGTACCAACTCGGTTCAACCAAGTCGCCGTTTCGATCGAGATGTTCTGTGATGTGAAGACACTCTGTTGAAGATCTGGTGGGTCGTCTTCGTGctggaatttttttaattttaacactttttgataactaattttaaatctaacactacaagttttttttaaaactaacacttttggccgcgcctattgcctgacacggccaaatgcctgtgccgcgccatgcttggtggcgcggcagaggtctgacgtggcgacgaccggtttcggtgaccggtgacgtggcagctcttgccgcgccaccgcccttggcgcggcagtgtcgCGCCCAGacccgtggcgcggcagagccgaataaataccgCATCTAGTCccacctgcccgagcagcaagcccgtcaggccgccgcgcccgccgcccgtcCAGCGGTACCTTAACGGTTTAATCCGAACGCGTCtcgccgatagtgggagttattctaagtattgcttgacgtaaaatcaatagtagATTTATTTCTGTCTTTTATTGAATTTTTTTCACGgctgaatagagaatttgataagccaatgatttgtttttcgtctttcataatacagTTAACCATCAatttaactaatcgattatgaaaatttgccaccggcgtcgagatacgccAGGACTGCCGGTTCCTGAAGTAGTTGGTACATAATCTCGCCGGTAGTGTTGCCGTGACACAAAGAAACGAATATGAAAcagataaatgaagtccgtgTGTAAGTTGACAAGCTACCACAAACCattttcattgttttgacataagtttgacataacataaccaaataaccccacaagtttcggacgccaatattcatttgacctaacaaactaagacccaggagtgtaaggatccctcggacgcctctgtctcttcggatttgtcggcaacacattgagagtgtagccaacgtcggtatggtcgcatCGACGGTGTgtatggctcgtaccctgcaagtatatgatatgcacgattgcttataattctttatgatcgttagttcatggagcctacgtatttaaataatctatctttgatagtacctgtgaggctccttgggtaccaagcggggcaccacctagctgagacatgccgatctcgtgctGTGGCCAGTTGTCCTACTGGTCGTGCTGTCTacggaagcccggggggtcgtcgtcatcgtcgtcctcggttgcagcgtccttcccagcgctatgatgtggtggtgtacgcaccgcggaagtggcacctgtcatctgctgagaagagccggctggtgtcctcaaagaggctgaagacgtggcaCCCGACTGCggcgggagtggcggttcctcataaggagtgtccatgcagctcagcttctgagctagcttcctgcagctcttcttcaccttctgcataaatagacgttaaagttagtgcattacccaaacgcatatatactaaagaaacatttttggaacggataagtttatgttacctccacaaaagccgcgagaacgcctggcccctgacctctagactcgtgaagtcggaacgctgcttcgttggacagccttgacaattatgTCGCTTGGGTACAGAAATATGATTggatagttttagtacacatacttaataccaaaaggataacaaattgtaccattcaagtatattACTACATCTTTGAAGTGGGGCTCTCtccagctgtgtgtcctccctagtggtaacgtcgtacacatcttcgatgacatcttcctccgagtactcgtcaatcgccacgtcagtgtacgggggcttgatatgtgtcctcgtagacctatgaagccaccgtaggtactcgtcgaaggtgtgctggtcgtgtggaggacccgcatggaccggatgTCGTACTCTGTTTTGCCACAAATGGATGCGCgagttgtgtgtcacgcgccaatccttggtcttgtacctcttcctacggtcatacctgcaacaaaacgatgttagttgtaccacacacctctggattgtagcattgttattaatcgataactcacccgtgcaattcttggttggtggagtaaagcggtggtgggcagcctgtcattctcccAAACTGTCTACAGACCCGGATGggtaagtgaatctcgaccacatagaAGAAAATAAAAGGGACGtcacagcgatactcgtctgactcaaacctagtgataggactgagatagtactagagctccggagcatcccaaggacaccaatgcacctgaattttgtaattgagttaggttgtgatatagtgtacatcgaacaaggcacaggtatgatagtaaagagagcgtaacctggtgccgtgtcaggacgtcgagaccatctgtgtactccctgtacttgcgcctcgcattccctctaactaactctgcttccgtccagatatacagagctgtagggagtgtatcctccCCGTTCCATTGTTGCATTGAACacaataatgaattagccattaataatgaaTTCATATGTAGCCTCCAAGAATacagtgaaccgaagtacttaccggtaaaccattattaaagggcctcccaacgggccatcgttcccaacaccacatCTGGAGTAGGtatgagcaacccccaaggttcgcatatcctgaggtgcgacgacaggcaacgcatagctgtcaatatgtccatgccaggactgcgctaccccagctgtacgccgctatgttctcccacggctgtcgtagtatgtcaaggaacatctagctgatcgTGTAGCCCGAGgcatctgggaagaggaaagcaccaagaaagtgccagagccacacacgagcgaacctgtcgatcagaacctcctcagcttgtgggtccaagtaatcaaagcgctccgtgatccaggaTGATGAAACCccagaacttttcctgaaattgaccaaagaaaatgagaccccatggctgtaggaaagcaatgcaagtattaaataggcttaaattactcacttatttttcttggaagcatcatCGTCCAGTGGAAGAAAgctagtaaactgagccaccagctccctccagtgatcgttgtcaactatccataTCACTGGAAGtctccccaaccgaaggcctaaaatagccttcacgtcctgcaacgtcaaggtcatctctcCACAagataggtggaacgtgtgggtctcaggcttccacctgttataagaatagaacgactgttagttgcctcaaatttgttagaagaaagtttacgtacaaaaaatgcactcgcacctgtctacagctgtagtaagtagtgctgggtcaaggggcggaagaccgtggttgacaacatggacaagctcgaggaagccggcacgctgtatgtacggcgcataatgctcgtcccactggtgcgccctggtgtgcgtgcggggcctcaaagaagGCAAGGACACATCTGCgtcattgtcactcaagatgtgtgctcagtGCTGGTCGtcatactccacctcaagaatggggtacaacgggtgctgcgtgggaggagaCATCCTGTTacgaattgataaacaaagcgttagagtattcaaattaataaaatttaaattaacattagtaagttcacaaacaaatcactaacctaactatcctaaatccctaatcccaaaatcctaactatacatgataataaatacataatcaatccctaaaatacctaaacccttttgggtttagagtaaactagtatctatacccaaaatccctaactaaataactaactataaactaaataataaatacataaacaatccctaaacccaaaatcctaactaaactagaacacacaacctcaaacctatgtaaatcacaaacaaattcactaacctaactatcctaaatcactaactatcataaatcaataccaatcataaaaccctaactatcctaaattactaactatcctaaatcactaattatcctaaatcaataataatcaaaaaaatatgaaatcaaccGTAACTattctaaattactaactatcctaaatcactaactatcttaaaccaataataataaaaaaatagaaatcaaccgtaactatcctaaattactaactatcctaaatcactaattatcctaaatcaataataagcaaaaaaaaatatgaaatcgagagaaggtaccttaggagcgggcggccttgacgcgccggcattcgtggcgcggccggcacgggcgctgcgcggcgggagtggccgggcgggcgctggcgccaGGCGTTGCGCGGCGCTGGCGGCGTGCGGGCAGGTATTtgcgtgcgggcgggcgggcggtatttattcggctctgccgcgccatggatcagggcacggcactgccgcgccaagatcggtggcgcagcaagagctgccacgtcatcggtcaccgaaaccggtcgtcgccacgtcagatctctaccgcgccaccatgcatggcacggcACGGGCATTTGGCTGCGCcaggacaataggcgcggccaaaagtgttagtttaaaaaaacttgCAGTGTTcgccatgttcggcttaccccatattcggcttgttcggcttcttttttcagccggaacagtgtttttctctcacaacaattcagccggaacagtgttttccagccagtttcagctaagtttcagaccagcaaacgGGACCGTTatatttaaaattagttatcaaaaagtgttaaaattaaaaaaaaaaatctcgtgCTGCGGAGGACCTTTTTGAAGATAAGGTGGAGCAGATCACTGACAAGGCAGGCCATTTGCTGCTCGCTGAGGAAGAATGGCTTGAGGAACACAAGCACCGTTTCCAAGTGAATTCTCACAGAGAGGGAGGCTTGGAGGTAGCAGTCAGTGGAAGGGCACAAGACATCGCATCGATCTGATGGCGGTGGTCCAGGCAGCTCCAACACGGTCAAGCTCACGTTAGAGGGAACACCAAGGAGGAAAGGCAGATGTCGCAATTGTGGCATCTCTATGGCCACTGGGCGCAGGATTGCAAGCGtccaaagaaggagaagaaggaggcgAAGCCCACTGTGAATAATGCATCCATGCACTAATTCATGCATATATCAAGTCAAGAAGTTGAACgccaacaaaaaaataaaagaacagAAGAATAGCGGAGAGGTTCGCGCTGTCCTGCAAGGTGGTAAGAAAACGAGGCAACTGCGGCCCACCCTCTGCGCCGTCCAGGCAGCAGACAAAACTGTGGGCCCACCCCAACTCTCAGAAAAGAGGCAGACTGCATGGTCCACTGCAGGTCTTAggtctacagcagcagcagcagccgccgtctTCATTTCCGCCCCCTCTGCCCCCAAATCCCCAAGCCACCAaccacaccaccaccaacaaGCTCCGCACTCCGTCCATCCATCCGAAACCCTCGAGAGAGCGCTCCTCCGATCCGGCCGGCTCCTATACGTGCTCGCCGTCGCCACCCAGGAATCTGTCTGGCTTCTCGTCGCGTCGATCCCCTTGAGCTACCACTGCGAGCACATGGCCTCCGGATCTCGTGGCCGCGGCCAAGGCAGCGCCGTCGCCGGTGCCGGTGCTCTGGACACCCTCACCAACCCTGACCTCGCGCTCCTGCCGGCCGTGGACCTCGTGGCCCATCTGCACCGCGACAGCCGCAGCGGATCCGACTTCGCGGACGTCGCGCTCGTGCTTGCCGTGCGCGAGCGCGGGCTCGCCGAGGCGGAAGCTCGGATCCGCGAGGCCGACGTGGACGCCGCTGGCCTGCGGGACAGGATCCGTGCGCTCGAGCTCAGGGTCGCCAACGCCGAGCGAGGCTCTTGCGCGCGACCGCATGGTTGCCGGTGAAGACGACGGATCACAGGCAGGCGACCACCTCACGGCCAGCGACATCGAGGCGGCCGAGCTCACGGGTGGCGAGATCCGGGCGCGGAACCTCGAGATCGTGGTGCCCGAGCCCGAGGCTGGCGAGATCACGCCCGGCGTGTGTTTCAAAGCTGGCGCCGAGGTCGGTGACGACATTCCTAGCCCTATCCCACTGATGAGGATTGACGTATTCCCAGCCCCAGTCACACTGCCGGACGAGCTGATTG
Above is a genomic segment from Miscanthus floridulus cultivar M001 chromosome 3, ASM1932011v1, whole genome shotgun sequence containing:
- the LOC136544335 gene encoding serine/threonine-protein phosphatase 7 long form homolog, translated to MGWKPETHTFHLSCGEMTLTLQDVKAILGLRLGRLPVIWIVDNDHWRELVAQFTSFLPLDDDASKKNNHGVSFSLVNFRKSSGVSSSWITERFDYLDPQAEEVLIDRFARVWLWHFLGAFLFPDASGYTIS